A window of the Natronomonas salina genome harbors these coding sequences:
- a CDS encoding histidine kinase N-terminal 7TM domain-containing protein, translating to MAVDPTAVQAVYALSSVTALPIGYVVWRHRRTPGALPLLGSICGGWWWSTMAFLTTAVPASPLSDHLSHSIFLGVGVVVASIFLFSLEYTGREHLVNRWTVALLSVHPLAVYAVAVTNPGDLFYAGTTVDPSAPSGVVVEWGPAFWVHTLYSYVLILVGTVFIVGMLYRSRALYRGQVVALLGAVAAPTVANLVSLSGLVSFDTTPVGFVAANALFAVAIVRYQLIDLSPIARDRVLDEITDAVFVVDAQHRLIDLNETGEEFAERVLGSADIVGSTVQALLTAVPEALEGYREIVGSETAQGVELSVLGRHYAVNASPLEDGRGRHVGWLFLVRDVTERKRREAELRRRNDQLDQFASVVSHDLRNPLGIAKGYVELVEETGELELLKEVEEAHRRMDSIIEDVLALAREGEVVTDPEPVDLRGVAERAWRNVDTDGAELHVDDVSISADGDRLTRLLENLFRNATEHGTSDDPAEADRSVVVSVGRCDGGFYVADDGVGIPEEISDRIFESGFSGGDGTGFGLSIVQQIAEAHGWRVSVTEGGDGGARFEFDGVTFPEDG from the coding sequence ATGGCTGTCGACCCCACCGCCGTCCAGGCGGTGTACGCGCTCTCGTCGGTCACCGCGCTGCCGATCGGCTACGTCGTCTGGCGGCACCGGCGGACGCCCGGCGCGCTCCCGCTGCTGGGCAGCATCTGCGGCGGCTGGTGGTGGTCGACGATGGCGTTCCTCACGACCGCCGTCCCGGCCTCCCCGCTCTCGGACCACCTCTCGCACTCCATCTTTCTGGGCGTCGGCGTCGTCGTCGCCTCCATCTTCCTGTTCTCGCTGGAGTACACCGGCCGCGAGCACCTAGTGAACCGGTGGACGGTGGCGTTGCTGTCCGTCCACCCGCTCGCGGTGTACGCCGTCGCGGTGACGAACCCCGGTGACCTCTTCTACGCCGGCACCACCGTCGACCCGTCGGCGCCCTCCGGCGTCGTCGTCGAGTGGGGCCCCGCGTTCTGGGTCCACACGCTGTACTCGTACGTCCTGATCCTGGTCGGGACCGTCTTCATCGTCGGGATGCTCTACCGGTCGCGCGCGCTCTACCGGGGGCAGGTCGTCGCGCTGCTGGGGGCTGTGGCCGCGCCCACGGTCGCCAATCTCGTGAGCCTCTCCGGTCTGGTGTCGTTCGACACCACGCCCGTCGGCTTCGTCGCCGCGAACGCGCTCTTCGCCGTGGCGATCGTCCGGTACCAGCTCATCGACCTCTCGCCGATCGCCCGCGACCGGGTGCTCGACGAGATCACCGACGCGGTGTTCGTCGTCGACGCCCAGCACCGGCTCATCGACCTCAACGAGACCGGCGAGGAGTTCGCCGAGCGCGTCCTGGGGAGCGCCGACATCGTCGGCAGCACGGTCCAGGCGCTGCTGACCGCGGTACCGGAGGCCCTCGAGGGGTACCGGGAGATCGTCGGGAGCGAGACCGCCCAGGGGGTCGAACTCTCGGTGCTGGGCAGACACTACGCGGTCAACGCCTCCCCGCTCGAGGACGGCCGGGGCCGCCACGTCGGGTGGCTGTTCCTCGTCCGGGACGTCACCGAGCGGAAGCGCCGCGAGGCGGAGCTCCGGCGGCGGAACGACCAGCTCGACCAGTTCGCCAGCGTCGTCTCCCACGACCTCCGGAACCCCCTCGGCATCGCGAAGGGGTACGTCGAACTCGTCGAAGAGACCGGCGAGCTCGAGCTCCTCAAGGAGGTCGAGGAGGCCCACCGCCGGATGGACAGCATCATCGAGGACGTCCTCGCGCTCGCGCGGGAGGGCGAGGTGGTGACGGACCCGGAGCCCGTCGACCTCCGGGGCGTCGCCGAGCGCGCCTGGCGGAACGTCGACACCGACGGCGCAGAGCTGCACGTCGACGACGTGTCTATCTCGGCCGACGGCGACCGCCTCACCCGGCTCCTCGAGAACCTGTTCCGGAACGCGACCGAGCACGGAACGTCCGACGACCCGGCGGAGGCCGATCGGTCGGTCGTCGTTTCGGTCGGCCGCTGCGACGGCGGCTTCTACGTCGCCGACGACGGCGTCGGCATCCCGGAGGAGATCAGCGACCGGATCTTCGAGAGCGGCTTCTCGGGCGGCGACGGCACCGGGTTCGGCCTGAGCATCGTCCAGCAGATCGCCGAGGCCCACGGCTGGCGGGTGTCGGTGACCGAGGGCGGCGACGGCGGGGCGCGCTTCGAGTTCGACGGCGTGACGTTCCCCGAGGACGGCTGA
- a CDS encoding DUF5787 family protein, with protein MREYAFELAMCAAVEAASDGVVARQLGTHTRVVDAVEVLPGPGFDDRVAITPETIPGLAVESGVGVGRARYWKDAVDASPEHARDVVDRAVDVGFFEAERRNGRRYVRQTARYPDWFSGLRAYENKPDLGRPGDLELQLRKDVSLALFDEVVLVTESYVTGAHLNRIPPEVGVRRFDAETGDFEVVREATPLPSDEPGIAVLDEHPARVDVEPVTADEKARLRRRVAERAYGKGWRPSALPACASGEARGPGFAPGDELPYCTWKGRFVDPARECGDGCDGYEAAAPPAADPEAVRAERSPWDPDPDGARRRQAGLDRFCD; from the coding sequence GTGCGGGAGTACGCCTTCGAGCTGGCGATGTGTGCCGCCGTCGAGGCCGCCAGCGACGGCGTCGTCGCCCGGCAGCTCGGCACCCACACCCGCGTCGTCGACGCCGTCGAGGTGCTTCCGGGCCCCGGCTTCGACGACCGGGTCGCCATCACTCCCGAGACCATCCCCGGGCTGGCCGTCGAGAGCGGCGTCGGCGTCGGCCGCGCCCGCTACTGGAAGGACGCCGTCGACGCCTCGCCGGAGCACGCCCGCGACGTGGTCGACCGCGCGGTCGACGTCGGCTTCTTCGAGGCCGAACGCCGGAACGGCCGCCGGTACGTCCGCCAGACCGCCCGCTACCCCGACTGGTTCTCGGGGCTCCGCGCCTACGAGAACAAGCCGGACCTCGGCCGCCCCGGCGACCTCGAACTCCAGCTCCGCAAGGACGTCTCGCTGGCGCTGTTCGACGAGGTCGTCCTCGTCACCGAGTCGTACGTCACCGGCGCTCACCTGAACCGCATCCCCCCGGAGGTCGGCGTCCGCCGGTTCGACGCCGAGACCGGCGACTTCGAGGTCGTCCGCGAGGCGACGCCGCTGCCGTCCGACGAACCGGGCATCGCGGTGCTCGACGAGCACCCGGCCCGCGTCGACGTCGAGCCGGTGACGGCGGACGAGAAGGCGCGGCTCCGCCGCCGCGTCGCCGAGCGCGCCTACGGCAAGGGCTGGCGGCCCTCGGCGCTGCCGGCCTGTGCCTCGGGCGAGGCGCGCGGGCCGGGCTTCGCCCCCGGCGACGAACTCCCCTACTGCACCTGGAAGGGCCGGTTCGTCGACCCAGCCCGGGAGTGCGGCGACGGTTGCGACGGCTACGAGGCCGCGGCCCCGCCAGCCGCCGACCCCGAGGCCGTCCGCGCCGAGCGGAGCCCCTGGGACCCCGACCCCGACGGCGCCCGGCGACGGCAGGCCGGCCTCGACCGGTTCTGCGACTGA
- a CDS encoding haloacid dehalogenase type II: MPDVETVTFDSFSTLVDVDAVQSALADAVDDPVAVSNHWRSRSLLYTTVANEVDAYDTFYALNRAALEHALATHDVDLPESEREAVLETYHELAVFDDVREGLSALRDAGVETYVVSNGNPEMLDSMVDHAGIDDLLADAISADEVETFKPSVELYRHAAARTGTPIDCIAHVTALFYDVLGASHAGMTGVWLDRGKVPWDGFAGDPDAVVDDLRDVASTLGIES, encoded by the coding sequence ATGCCCGACGTCGAGACCGTCACCTTCGACTCCTTCAGCACGCTCGTCGACGTGGACGCCGTCCAGTCGGCGCTGGCCGACGCCGTCGACGACCCCGTCGCCGTCTCGAACCACTGGCGCTCGCGGTCGCTGCTGTACACCACCGTCGCCAACGAGGTCGACGCCTACGACACCTTCTACGCGCTCAACCGCGCCGCCCTCGAACACGCCCTCGCCACCCACGACGTGGACCTCCCCGAGAGCGAGCGGGAGGCCGTCCTCGAGACCTACCACGAGCTGGCGGTGTTCGACGACGTCCGCGAGGGGCTCTCCGCCCTCCGCGACGCCGGCGTCGAGACGTACGTGGTCTCGAACGGTAATCCGGAGATGCTCGACTCCATGGTCGACCACGCCGGCATCGACGACCTCCTGGCGGACGCGATCAGCGCCGACGAGGTCGAGACGTTCAAGCCCAGCGTCGAGCTGTACCGCCACGCGGCGGCGCGGACGGGGACCCCCATCGACTGCATCGCCCACGTCACCGCGCTGTTCTACGACGTCCTCGGCGCCTCCCACGCCGGCATGACCGGCGTCTGGCTCGACCGCGGGAAGGTCCCGTGGGACGGCTTCGCCGGCGACCCCGACGCGGTCGTCGACGACCTCCGGGACGTCGCATCGACGCTCGGCATCGAGAGCTGA
- a CDS encoding translation initiation factor IF-2 subunit gamma produces MTQEHRQPEVNIGLVGHVDHGKTTLVQALSGEWTDQHSEEMKRGISIRLGYADATFRECPDLDEPERYTVEDTCPDGSESEHVRTVSFVDAPGHETLMATMLSGAAIMDGAVLVVGANEPVPQAQTEEHLMALDIIGIENIVVAQNKVDLVDREQAQRNYEQIKEFVAGTVAEDAPVVPISAQQDVNMDLLMQTIEEEIPTPERDPDADARMQVARSFDINRPGTTWEDLTGGVLGGSLTQGRLTVDEDLEIRPGREVEEGGAAEYQPVETTVRSLQAGGSFVDEATPGGLLGVGTGLDPSLTKGDALAGQVAGPPGSLPPTHDAFTMGVDLLDRVVGEDAEEIEPISTGEPLMLTVGTATTVGSVTSARDDECEVKLKRPVCAPEGSKIAINRRVGARWRLIGVGTLR; encoded by the coding sequence ATGACGCAAGAACACCGACAACCGGAGGTGAACATCGGACTGGTGGGTCACGTCGACCACGGGAAGACGACGCTCGTCCAGGCGCTCTCGGGCGAGTGGACCGACCAGCACTCCGAGGAGATGAAACGCGGCATCTCCATCCGCCTCGGGTACGCCGACGCGACGTTCCGGGAGTGCCCGGACCTCGACGAGCCGGAACGGTACACCGTCGAGGACACCTGTCCGGACGGCTCCGAGAGCGAGCACGTCCGGACGGTGTCGTTCGTGGACGCGCCGGGCCACGAGACGCTGATGGCGACGATGCTGTCGGGGGCGGCCATCATGGACGGCGCGGTGCTCGTCGTCGGTGCCAACGAGCCGGTGCCGCAGGCCCAGACCGAGGAGCACCTCATGGCCCTGGACATCATCGGCATCGAGAACATCGTCGTCGCCCAGAACAAGGTCGACCTCGTCGACCGCGAGCAGGCCCAGCGCAACTACGAGCAGATCAAGGAGTTCGTCGCGGGCACGGTCGCGGAGGACGCGCCGGTCGTCCCCATCTCCGCCCAGCAGGACGTCAACATGGACCTGCTGATGCAGACCATCGAGGAGGAGATCCCGACGCCGGAGCGGGACCCCGACGCGGACGCCCGGATGCAGGTCGCCCGGTCGTTCGACATCAACCGTCCGGGGACGACCTGGGAGGACCTGACGGGCGGCGTCCTCGGCGGGTCGCTGACGCAGGGTCGCCTGACGGTCGACGAGGACCTCGAGATCAGGCCCGGCCGCGAGGTCGAGGAGGGCGGCGCCGCCGAGTACCAGCCGGTCGAGACGACCGTCCGGTCGCTGCAGGCCGGCGGCAGCTTCGTCGACGAGGCGACGCCGGGCGGGCTGCTCGGCGTCGGCACGGGACTCGACCCGTCGCTGACGAAGGGCGACGCGCTGGCCGGGCAGGTCGCCGGGCCGCCGGGGAGCCTGCCGCCGACCCACGACGCCTTCACGATGGGCGTCGACCTGCTCGACCGCGTCGTCGGCGAGGACGCCGAGGAGATCGAGCCGATCAGCACCGGCGAGCCGCTGATGCTCACGGTCGGGACGGCCACGACGGTCGGCTCTGTCACGAGCGCGCGCGACGACGAGTGCGAGGTCAAGCTGAAGCGCCCCGTCTGCGCGCCGGAGGGGTCGAAGATCGCCATCAACCGCCGCGTCGGCGCGCGCTGGCGGCTCATCGGCGTCGGAACGCTCAGGTGA
- a CDS encoding PIN domain-containing protein codes for MDVVLDTNALMMPVEVGVRTFEELDRLLGDYEAVVPRAVVDELEKLAAGNGEEATAASVGADLAARECETVEHGANYADDAVLEIAGGRDYAVTNDGPLRRRLLEANVPVISLRGRNKLEITEP; via the coding sequence ATGGACGTGGTGCTCGACACGAACGCGCTGATGATGCCGGTCGAGGTCGGGGTCCGGACGTTCGAGGAACTCGACCGCCTGCTCGGCGACTACGAGGCCGTGGTGCCGCGGGCGGTCGTCGACGAGCTGGAGAAGCTCGCGGCCGGCAACGGCGAGGAGGCGACCGCGGCGAGCGTCGGCGCGGACCTCGCGGCCCGGGAGTGCGAGACCGTCGAGCACGGCGCCAACTACGCGGACGATGCGGTGCTGGAGATCGCCGGCGGGCGCGACTACGCGGTCACGAACGACGGCCCGCTTCGGCGGCGGTTACTGGAGGCGAACGTTCCCGTAATTAGTTTACGGGGGCGAAACAAACTGGAAATCACTGAACCATAG
- a CDS encoding DNA-directed RNA polymerase: MYKRVRLRDTVEVPPRHLADVSPELVRRLLQDKLEGRMDEGVGSVVSVTEVHDIGDGAVLPNRPGVYYEAEFDAVTFDPQMQEVVDGEVVEVVNFGAFVGIGPVDGLLHVSQISDEYLAYDEEGQQLASRDSNRTLGVGDSVRARIVTKSIDERNPRDSKIGLTAKQPGLGKHGWLEEDRQRREAQAGD; encoded by the coding sequence ATGTACAAACGGGTACGACTTCGGGACACGGTCGAGGTGCCGCCGCGGCACCTCGCGGATGTGTCGCCCGAGCTGGTCCGGCGGCTGCTGCAGGACAAGCTCGAAGGACGGATGGACGAGGGCGTGGGGAGCGTCGTCTCCGTGACGGAGGTCCACGACATCGGCGACGGCGCCGTCCTCCCGAACCGGCCGGGGGTGTACTACGAGGCGGAGTTCGACGCCGTCACGTTCGACCCCCAGATGCAGGAGGTCGTCGACGGCGAGGTCGTCGAGGTCGTCAACTTTGGCGCCTTCGTCGGGATCGGCCCGGTCGACGGGCTGCTCCACGTCTCGCAGATCTCCGACGAGTACCTCGCCTACGACGAGGAGGGCCAGCAGCTGGCCTCGCGGGACTCCAACCGGACGCTCGGCGTCGGCGACTCGGTACGCGCACGCATCGTCACGAAGAGCATCGACGAGCGGAACCCCCGCGACTCGAAGATCGGCCTGACGGCCAAGCAGCCCGGACTGGGCAAGCACGGCTGGCTCGAGGAGGACCGACAGCGCCGCGAGGCGCAGGCGGGTGATTAG
- the spt4 gene encoding transcription elongation factor subunit Spt4, whose protein sequence is MADRLVCRDCHRVLDVDDGEQCPSCGSNSLTEDWAGYVVIAHPESSVIAEEMEVTEPGRYALKVR, encoded by the coding sequence ATGGCCGATCGACTGGTCTGCCGGGACTGCCACCGCGTCCTCGACGTCGACGACGGCGAGCAGTGTCCCTCCTGCGGCTCGAACTCGCTGACGGAGGACTGGGCGGGCTACGTCGTCATCGCCCACCCCGAGAGCAGCGTCATCGCCGAGGAGATGGAGGTCACGGAACCCGGCCGCTACGCGCTGAAGGTCCGCTAG